Within the Vagococcus carniphilus genome, the region ACTACACTTAGTACATCAATCTGAAAATGGAAAAATGGCTGTTATTGCTGTTTTATTTGAAATCGGAGAAGAAAATAATAGTATTGATTTTATTTTAGATCATCTTAATGAATCTGAATTTGATAATCGCTTTAATTTACTTTCATTGGTTCCTAAAAATCTAAATTACTATCATTACCTTGGATCTTTAACTACACCTCCTTTAACAGAAAATGTTGAATGGTATGTTTTAATGGAGCCAATGACTTTATCAAAGAAACAATTAAATCGATTAACTGAAATTCATAACCATAATTACCGTGAGACACAAGAAATAAATGATCGCCAAGTTTTAAAAAAAATATTTCATGCCTAATTACAAAAAATAAGACAGATAGGAAAAAAGATTTTACATCTTTTTTCCTATCTGTCTTTTTTTGTCTAAGCTTTTATTTTTTTAAAATTTAACTTTTTCAGTTTTTCACCTACAAAATACACCAGAACAATCTTTATGATAGCTGTTGGAATAAACGGTAAGACACAAGCTGTAAATGCAACCATTAAAGTACTTGATGTCATTAAAGAAAAATAAAACATTCCAACTAAATAATTAAGAATAGCTCCAATTACTAACCAACTAATCACAGATATTTTAGATTCTTTTTCAGAAGCAATACCTGAGCAGTAAGCCATCAAAGGAAATGATAAAATAAATCCTCCGGTAGGTCCTAAAATAATACTTAGTCCGCCGGTAAAACCAGCAAATACCGGTAAACCTATCAAACCTAAAATCATATAAATAATTGAGACATAAGTGCCTTCTTTTTTTCCTAGTAAAAAGGCAACTAAAGGTATAATGAATGTCTGCATGGTCATTGGAACTCCGTAAGGCATTGGTATACTAATTTGTGACATAATAATAGTTAAAGCTGTAAATAAGCCAATTCGACTTATTTGAGCGGTTGATAATCGAAACATAAAAACTCCCCTTTCTTTTTTCATTATAAAAAAAGAAAGGATTATCGTCAACCTTTTTTTATAAAAAGGTGACAATTAATTAAGCATGATTCTTATTTCTCCTGAGTTAAATGTCTTTGTCTCTCCTTCTTTTGTTTCAATGACTAATTGTCCAGCTTTATCAATATCTTTTATAAGCACCTCGTAAGTTTTAGAGCCTTGTTGAATAATTACTTGTTTATTCAAAACAATCGATCTACTTTTATATTCTTGCATCATTAAATCAACTGATAACTCCTCACTTGGTTTCACTACTTCTTCATAAATCTTAGCTACCAAAAGATTTCGACTTATATTAGTATCACTTGAGTTAAAAATTGATCCAGCCTTTTCCCTAACCTCTTTAGAGAATGTTGTTTCTGACGTTGACAAGTTAATCCCTATTCCTAAAACAATCCATTCGATTTGGCCACTTTCAAAATCCGTTACTGCTTCAGTTAAGATACCGCAAACTTTTTTATTTTCGTAGAATAAATCATTTACCCATTTGATGCCAATTTGTTTGCCTGTTAACGTCTCTATTACTCTTGAAACAATCACTGCAGCATAAGCCGTAACAAGAGTTGGATCATTAAAAAATAACTCTTTTGGTTTAAGAACAGCACTCATATAAATACCTGTATCTTCTGGAGACTCAAATTGTCTGCCATATCTTCCCTTACCCTTTGTCTGTTCGTTTGCAACTACAAGAGTTCCATGTGTAGCTCCTTCAAGTGCTAACTCTTTAGCTTTTTTATTGGTTGAATCGATGGTCGAAAAATAATGAATTGGGGCATCTTTGAAATTAGTTCGTAAATTTTCTCTAATCCCTATTTCAGACAATTGATTATTCTCTTTTAAAAGAGAATATCCTTTATTAGTCACTGCATCTATTTTAAAGCCTTCTTTTTCTAATTGCTTAATGGCTTTCCAAACTGCATTTCTAGAAACATCTAATTCTTTGGCCATCTTAGCGCCTGAGATATGCTGTCCCCTATTAGCTTCTAAAAAAGTTAATACTTTATCTTTCGTACTCACTTAATTTTCTCTCCTAACTTCTGATTTCATTTTTCTCATTATATCATGGAGAAAATAAAAAAGACGAGATTTCTTTTGAAATCATCGTCTTTATCACATCATTTAGCATAGTTTACTTCAAATCGTTTTGAAAAATAAGAAAGTGAATAACAAATAATAAAATACAATAATGCCATAATTAGGAACATAGGTAATACCGTATTTGGGTACTCAGCATATATTATTTTTGTATTATGCGTTAATTCTGGTAATGAAATAATTACTGCTAATGAGGTATCTCTGATAAGTGATACAAACTGACTCACTAATGGTGGAACCATTAATTTTAATCCTTGAGGTAAAACAATATAGTAAATAGTCTGAATTTTAGTTAACCCCGTAGAAATACCCGCTTCTAATTGTCCTTTTGGAACAGCTAATAACCCACCTCTAATAATTTCAGATAGCATAGCTGATTCAAAAATAGTCAGTGCTATTACTGCTGACCAAAAAATACTAAACTGAATACCAATCTGTGGTAAAGCAAAATAAGTAAAGAATATAATTAAAAGCAACGGTAAATTTCTTATAATATCGATAATGATTCCAACACCTACAGAAATGACAGGTATTTTTAAATACCGAATAACACCAAAAATGCCTCCAATAACAAAACTTAAAATAATTGAAACGATAGCTACTTCTAATGTTACCCATAGACCATCCAAAATAAAACGTAAATTACTCCATGTTAATGCTTGTTCTAAAGCCATAAAATAAACCTCCCTTCTCTACGATACCGCTAGTCTAGTTTCTAAATATTTCATTAGATAAGATAATGGTAGCGTCAAAACTAAATAAATTAAACCGATTAATGTATAAGTACCAATCGTATTAAAAGTTGTACTAGCAATTAAATCTCCCTGATACATTAAGTCTGCTCCTGTAACCATTGCTAATATAGAAGAGTTTTTAACCAAATTAATAAATTGATTTCCTAATGGTGGAATAACAATTTTAAAAGCCTGAGGTAAAATGATGTACCACATCACTTGAACATGAGTTAAGCCAGATGAAATGCCTGCTTCCATTTGACCTTTAGGTATTCCTTCGATTCCTGCTCTAACAGTATCTGCAATAAATGCTGATGTATAGAGAGTTAAACCAACTGTTCCAGCAGTAATACCATCCATTTTTATACCATATAATGGTAATACAACAAATAAAAACATCACTACAATTAGTAATGGCAAGTTTCTAAATAGATTAACATAACCATTACCTATTCTTTTAACCCATTTATTT harbors:
- a CDS encoding carbonic anhydrase family protein, with the translated sequence MKKINFEPVDWNYQEKEAWTCPSHQFQSPINIVNDHAKPMKEDGSLILRYRKKIDAIVNTGYCVQGYLKGVASINNRLFNFQQFHFHAKGEHTIDEKEFPLELHLVHQSENGKMAVIAVLFEIGEENNSIDFILDHLNESEFDNRFNLLSLVPKNLNYYHYLGSLTTPPLTENVEWYVLMEPMTLSKKQLNRLTEIHNHNYRETQEINDRQVLKKIFHA
- a CDS encoding biotin transporter BioY, translating into MFRLSTAQISRIGLFTALTIIMSQISIPMPYGVPMTMQTFIIPLVAFLLGKKEGTYVSIIYMILGLIGLPVFAGFTGGLSIILGPTGGFILSFPLMAYCSGIASEKESKISVISWLVIGAILNYLVGMFYFSLMTSSTLMVAFTACVLPFIPTAIIKIVLVYFVGEKLKKLNFKKIKA
- a CDS encoding biotin--[acetyl-CoA-carboxylase] ligase, whose product is MSTKDKVLTFLEANRGQHISGAKMAKELDVSRNAVWKAIKQLEKEGFKIDAVTNKGYSLLKENNQLSEIGIRENLRTNFKDAPIHYFSTIDSTNKKAKELALEGATHGTLVVANEQTKGKGRYGRQFESPEDTGIYMSAVLKPKELFFNDPTLVTAYAAVIVSRVIETLTGKQIGIKWVNDLFYENKKVCGILTEAVTDFESGQIEWIVLGIGINLSTSETTFSKEVREKAGSIFNSSDTNISRNLLVAKIYEEVVKPSEELSVDLMMQEYKSRSIVLNKQVIIQQGSKTYEVLIKDIDKAGQLVIETKEGETKTFNSGEIRIMLN
- a CDS encoding amino acid ABC transporter permease, whose product is MALEQALTWSNLRFILDGLWVTLEVAIVSIILSFVIGGIFGVIRYLKIPVISVGVGIIIDIIRNLPLLLIIFFTYFALPQIGIQFSIFWSAVIALTIFESAMLSEIIRGGLLAVPKGQLEAGISTGLTKIQTIYYIVLPQGLKLMVPPLVSQFVSLIRDTSLAVIISLPELTHNTKIIYAEYPNTVLPMFLIMALLYFIICYSLSYFSKRFEVNYAK
- a CDS encoding amino acid ABC transporter permease; this encodes MVNIWQMYQSDILSGLKVTLIASITALIFSLIIGTLMAIFQVSRNKWVKRIGNGYVNLFRNLPLLIVVMFLFVVLPLYGIKMDGITAGTVGLTLYTSAFIADTVRAGIEGIPKGQMEAGISSGLTHVQVMWYIILPQAFKIVIPPLGNQFINLVKNSSILAMVTGADLMYQGDLIASTTFNTIGTYTLIGLIYLVLTLPLSYLMKYLETRLAVS